The Zonotrichia leucophrys gambelii isolate GWCS_2022_RI chromosome 20, RI_Zleu_2.0, whole genome shotgun sequence genome contains a region encoding:
- the CPNE1 gene encoding LOW QUALITY PROTEIN: copine-1 (The sequence of the model RefSeq protein was modified relative to this genomic sequence to represent the inferred CDS: inserted 1 base in 1 codon; deleted 3 bases in 3 codons; substituted 2 bases at 2 genomic stop codons), translating into MAACVSRVELSVAWRSLLDXDLSSRSNSLCVLPQDAGRGRWTELDHTKKIKNCQDPKFCKKLVVDYYFEKVQKLKFSVYDIANKSFDLNDDDYLGGIECALDQVVSSSVFTQLLELKQEKPAGKGTITISAEEIKDTRVVYLEIEAQNLDKKDFLGKSDQFLEFNKQSNAGPWQLVYRTEVIKNNLNPCWRKFSVPLQTFCGGDFNKPIKVQCADCDSDGSHDLLGALETTLGTCRQLVLPLCPLEYECIHPEKKKTKEKNYKNSGIIRIKSCKIETEYXFLDYVMGGCQINFMVGVDLTAFSGDPKSPESFHYISPDGINEYLIAIWSVGSVVQNYDTDKLFPAFGFGARVPPSWQVSHEFALNFNPSNPYCQGIQGIADAYHQILPQIQLYRPTNFSPIINHVARFAAHLLQQGTAAQYFILLIITAGEITDLDQTRQAIVNASNLPMSIIIVGVGEASFKAMEFLDGDSGVLKSVTGEPAARTQLLQLLSHIQFVPFQQFKNASQETLSQIVLAEVPKQLVSXYEWPGWPPLKLPEVKVV; encoded by the exons ATGGCCGCGTGCGTGTCCCGGGTGGAGCTGTCCGTGGCCTGGCGGAGCCTCCTCG GGGACCTGAGCTCCAGGTCGAACTCCCTCTGCGTCCTGCCGCAGGACGCGGGGCGA GGCCGCTGGACTGAG CTAGATCACACGAAAAAGATCAAGAACTGCCAAGACCCTAAATTCTGCAAGAAACTGGTTGTGGACTACTACTTTGAGAAAGTACAGAAGCTAAAATTCAGCGTGTATGATATTGCTAACAAATCCTTTGATTTAAATGATGATGACTACCTGGGAGGGATTGAGTGTGCACTGGATCAG GTTGTGTCCAGCTCAGTGTTCACCCAACTGCTGGAACTGAAGCAGGAAAAGCCAGCAGGAAAGGGCACTATTAC GATTTCAGCAGAGGAGATTAAGGATACCAGGGTTGTTTACCTGGAAATTGAAGCCCAAAACTTGGACAAAAAg GATTTCTTAGGTAAATCAGATCAATTTCTGGAGTTTAACAAGCAGAGCAATGCTGGACCATGGCAGCTTGTGTACAGAACAGAG GTCATCAAGAACAACTTAAATCCATGCTGGAGGAAGTTCAGC GTTCCCTTGCAAACTTTCTGTGGTGGAGATTTTAATAAACCTATCAAG gTGCAGTGTGCAGATTGTGACAGCGATGGCTCCCATGACTTGTTAGGCGCTTTAGAAACGACTCTGGGCACATGCAGACAGCTGGTGCTGCCTCTCTG CCCTT TGGAATATGAATGCATTcatcctgagaaaaaaaaaacaaaagaaaaaaactacaaaaactCTGGCATTATTAGGATAAAATCCTGCAAG ATTGAGACAGAATATTAATTTCTGGACTATGTGATGGGAGGCTGCCAGATTAACTTTATG GTGGGTGTAGACTTAACTGCCTTTAGTGGAGATCCCAAGTCACCAGAATCTTTTCACTACATCAGCCCAGATGGGATAAATGAGTACCTGATTGCCATCTGGAGTGTGGGAAGTGTAGTCCAGAATTATGATAC tgACAAGCTGTTTCCTGCATTTGGGTTTGGAGCTCGGGTTCCTCCTAGCTGGCAG GTATCTCATGAGTTTGCTTTGAACTTCAACCCCAGCAACCCTTATTGCCA GGGGATCCAAGGAATAGCGGATGCC TACCACCAAATTCTGCCGCAGATCCAACTCTACAGGCCAACCAACTTCTCTCCTATTATAAACCACGTGGCAAGGTTTGCAGCACACTTGCTGCAACAAGGAACTGCTGCA CAATATTTTATCTTGCTGATCATCACAGCTGGAGAGATCACTGATCTAGACCAAACTAGGCAAGCCATTGTTAATGCCTCTAATCTGCCCATGTCCATTATCATTGTTGGTGTTGGTGAAGCCAGTTTTAAAGCAATGGAGTTCCTTGATGGAGACAGCGGTGTTCTGAAATCTGTGACAGGAGAGCCAGCTGCAAGAACACAGCtcttgcagctcct atcccacatccaGTTTGTGCCTTTCCAACAGTtcaaaaat GCTTCCCAGGAAACACTTTCCCAGATAGTTCTGGCTGAAGTGCCCAAGCAGCTAGTGTCATAATATGAATGGCCGGGATGGCCTCCCCTGAAACTGCCAGAAGTCAAAGTGGTGTAG